In a single window of the Cupriavidus sp. P-10 genome:
- a CDS encoding GntR family transcriptional regulator, which produces MEQAGNLDDDAVGPGADVRNGAGPRYLALARTLRSEIENGTYPVGSKLPTEMELCKQFGASRHTVRAAIERLVRLELITRTPRIGTVVTASRAKGGYELAVGQVGDLLQYAASTRMRVVSRELREVDEDADPVLNPYIGQHWLVIRGVRTGDAGPAPICYNEVWVHPDFRGVSGTERDIEASVFHLIEQQFNVAVSRIEQVIHAGALPPDIAQLLQVPPGTAGLWINRQYRDAGGRLIEMALSVHPADRFSYRMVLDRTWRSVQG; this is translated from the coding sequence ATGGAACAAGCTGGCAATCTCGACGACGACGCTGTTGGCCCGGGCGCCGATGTGCGCAACGGTGCCGGCCCGCGCTACCTGGCGCTGGCACGGACACTGCGCTCGGAAATCGAGAACGGCACCTACCCCGTCGGCAGCAAGTTGCCCACGGAAATGGAACTGTGCAAGCAGTTCGGCGCCAGCCGCCATACCGTGCGCGCCGCCATCGAGCGGCTGGTCAGGCTCGAGCTGATTACGCGCACGCCGCGCATCGGCACGGTCGTCACCGCATCGCGCGCCAAGGGCGGCTACGAACTGGCCGTCGGGCAGGTCGGGGACCTGCTGCAGTACGCCGCCAGCACCCGCATGCGCGTGGTCTCGCGCGAACTGCGCGAAGTCGACGAAGATGCCGATCCGGTGCTCAACCCCTACATTGGCCAGCACTGGCTGGTGATCCGCGGCGTTCGCACCGGCGACGCCGGCCCCGCACCGATCTGCTACAACGAGGTCTGGGTCCACCCTGACTTCCGTGGCGTCAGCGGGACGGAACGGGATATCGAAGCCTCGGTGTTCCACCTGATCGAGCAGCAGTTCAATGTCGCGGTATCGCGCATCGAACAGGTCATCCACGCGGGCGCGCTGCCCCCGGACATCGCGCAACTGCTGCAGGTCCCGCCTGGCACGGCGGGGCTGTGGATCAACCGCCAGTATCGGGATGCGGGCGGCAGGCTGATCGAGATGGCGCTGTCGGTGCATCCGGCGGACCGTTTCTCCTATCGCATGGTGCTGGACCGGACCTGGCGCAGCGTGCAGGGCTGA
- a CDS encoding FAD binding domain-containing protein — translation MREFAFVRATSVADALAAIGAADTMCIAGGVELLNLMREGICAPGTLVDLSGIAELSQISMTGSALVIGALARLSDVAADADVVRECPAMAQALEQIGSPQIRNAGTVGGNLLQRTRCPYFRNGTTDVPCNKRTPGSGCAALLAGATRAFALFGRSGACIATHPSDLAVALAALDAQIVVRGPSGERVLAAQDFLRTPGTTPQRDHNMKAHELLVRIIVPRGALARRSVYLKVRDRAAYQSALVSVAAAVTLQGKTVKRAAIALGGVAHRPWRLASVEAAIQGKRHDKPEFHDALVTAMQAIPPKSADATKRAIAVRAVERALREAAAS, via the coding sequence GTGCGCGAATTCGCCTTCGTGCGCGCCACCAGCGTCGCCGATGCCCTGGCAGCCATCGGCGCAGCAGACACGATGTGCATCGCCGGCGGCGTCGAACTGCTCAACCTGATGCGCGAAGGCATCTGTGCGCCCGGCACGCTGGTCGACCTGAGCGGCATCGCCGAACTGAGCCAGATCTCGATGACCGGCTCGGCACTGGTCATCGGCGCGCTCGCGCGCCTCAGCGACGTGGCCGCCGACGCCGATGTCGTGCGCGAATGCCCGGCCATGGCCCAGGCACTCGAACAGATCGGCTCTCCGCAGATCCGTAACGCCGGCACCGTGGGCGGCAACCTGTTGCAACGCACCCGTTGCCCCTACTTCCGCAACGGCACCACCGACGTTCCCTGCAACAAGCGCACGCCCGGTTCCGGCTGCGCCGCGCTGCTTGCCGGTGCCACGCGTGCCTTCGCACTGTTCGGCCGCAGCGGCGCCTGCATCGCCACCCATCCGTCCGACCTCGCGGTCGCACTGGCCGCCCTGGACGCACAGATCGTGGTGCGCGGCCCGAGCGGCGAGCGCGTTCTGGCGGCGCAGGATTTCCTGCGCACGCCCGGCACCACGCCCCAACGCGACCACAACATGAAGGCGCACGAACTGCTGGTGCGGATCATCGTGCCGCGTGGCGCGCTGGCGCGCCGCAGCGTCTACCTGAAGGTGCGTGACCGCGCCGCCTACCAGTCAGCGCTGGTATCCGTGGCGGCGGCGGTGACGCTGCAAGGCAAGACCGTCAAGCGCGCCGCCATTGCGCTGGGCGGCGTGGCGCACCGGCCGTGGCGGCTGGCGTCGGTGGAAGCCGCGATCCAGGGCAAGCGCCATGACAAGCCGGAATTCCATGACGCGCTGGTGACCGCCATGCAGGCAATTCCACCCAAGAGCGCGGATGCGACCAAGCGTGCGATCGCCGTGCGGGCGGTGGAGCGCGCGTTGCGTGAGGCGGCGGCATCGTGA
- a CDS encoding TauD/TfdA family dioxygenase, with product MQATNTNTQSIGPVAGGWTRRDVEQDHSWIHVLSEVEIDALEQALRHAQQTGKDRFDMSVEDFPLDAGVRQRLVGLIDETQGGFGFKLLRGFPVQRWDEDALRLLFWGIGLVLGVPRPQGKLSQFVSDVRDAGGTYRSNTGRGYNTRSGLDFHADGSDMVGLFCVRTAKSGGSSLISSSIAAHNEMLRLRPDLAAELYAPLVFGRQGEHAPEEAPYYTAPVFGIRDGHFACRHIRNHIKGAQQSFPDVPRLTPQQTEALDLFDELLAREDLCYHMDLQPGDIQLLNNHIVLHSRTEYEDHPEPERKRHLFRLWLSLPQAQPLPHGWLDAYKDVDAACVRGGFRGIGITPQIRAFEARIASAHGMKLRIYPENKEAA from the coding sequence ATGCAAGCAACCAACACGAACACCCAATCGATCGGCCCGGTGGCAGGCGGCTGGACGCGCCGTGACGTGGAGCAGGACCACAGCTGGATCCATGTGCTGAGCGAGGTGGAGATCGACGCGCTGGAGCAGGCGCTGCGCCACGCGCAACAGACCGGCAAGGACCGCTTCGACATGTCGGTGGAGGATTTCCCGCTGGACGCCGGCGTGCGGCAGCGCCTGGTGGGGCTGATCGACGAGACCCAGGGCGGCTTCGGCTTCAAGCTGCTGCGCGGTTTCCCGGTGCAGCGCTGGGACGAGGACGCGCTGCGGCTGCTGTTCTGGGGCATTGGCCTGGTGCTGGGCGTGCCGCGCCCGCAGGGCAAGCTGAGCCAGTTCGTGTCCGACGTCCGCGACGCGGGCGGCACCTACCGCTCCAACACCGGCCGTGGCTACAACACGCGTTCGGGGCTGGATTTCCATGCGGATGGCAGCGACATGGTTGGCCTCTTCTGCGTGCGTACCGCGAAGAGCGGTGGCTCCAGCCTGATCTCCAGCTCGATCGCCGCGCATAACGAAATGCTGCGACTGCGCCCGGATCTGGCCGCCGAACTCTATGCGCCGCTGGTCTTCGGCCGCCAGGGCGAGCACGCCCCGGAAGAAGCGCCCTATTACACCGCGCCGGTGTTCGGCATCCGCGACGGGCACTTTGCCTGCCGCCATATCCGCAACCATATCAAGGGCGCGCAGCAGTCCTTCCCCGACGTGCCGCGCCTGACGCCACAGCAGACCGAGGCGCTGGACCTGTTCGACGAACTGCTCGCGCGCGAGGACCTGTGCTACCACATGGACCTGCAGCCGGGCGATATCCAGCTGCTGAACAACCATATCGTGCTGCACTCGCGCACCGAGTACGAGGACCATCCCGAACCCGAGCGCAAGCGCCACCTGTTCCGGCTGTGGCTGTCGCTGCCGCAGGCGCAGCCGCTGCCGCACGGCTGGCTCGACGCCTACAAGGATGTCGATGCCGCCTGCGTGCGCGGCGGTTTCCGCGGCATCGGCATCACGCCGCAGATCCGCGCGTTCGAGGCCCGCATCGCCAGCGCGCACGGCATGAAGCTGCGCATCTACCCCGAAAACAAGGAAGCTGCCTGA
- a CDS encoding isocitrate lyase/PEP mutase family protein: MRELLARKRLIAAPGVFDMISVRIASRMGFDCLYMTGYGTVASYLGLPDAGLATYTDMVNRVGAFCSAATMPVICDGDTGYGGLLNVAHTVRGYERAGASVIQLEDQEFPKKCGHTPGRRVIPAEDMVKKIQVAVEARESKDFLILARTDARTSLGLDEALRRAEAYARAGADILFVESPESEKELEIIGKTFDLPLLVNVVETGRTPVLPAETLEQMGFAIAIYPAVGFLAAGKALEDVYGHVKANRTSLGIGDRLYDFPRFNTLMDFESVWDFDKRHAS, translated from the coding sequence ATGCGCGAACTGCTGGCGCGCAAGCGCCTGATCGCCGCGCCCGGCGTGTTCGACATGATCTCGGTACGCATCGCCAGCCGCATGGGCTTCGACTGCCTGTACATGACCGGCTATGGCACGGTGGCCTCCTATCTCGGCCTGCCCGATGCCGGGCTGGCGACCTATACCGACATGGTCAACCGCGTCGGCGCCTTCTGTTCCGCGGCCACCATGCCGGTGATCTGTGACGGCGATACCGGCTATGGCGGCCTGCTCAACGTCGCGCATACGGTGCGCGGCTACGAGCGCGCGGGCGCCAGCGTGATCCAGCTCGAGGACCAGGAATTCCCCAAGAAATGCGGCCACACGCCGGGCCGGCGGGTGATTCCGGCCGAGGACATGGTGAAGAAGATCCAGGTCGCGGTGGAGGCGCGCGAGAGCAAGGATTTCCTGATCCTCGCCCGCACCGATGCACGCACCTCGCTCGGCCTGGATGAGGCGCTGCGCCGCGCCGAAGCCTACGCGCGCGCCGGTGCGGACATCCTGTTCGTCGAGTCGCCGGAGTCGGAGAAGGAGCTGGAGATCATCGGCAAGACCTTCGACCTGCCTCTGCTGGTCAACGTGGTGGAGACCGGCCGCACGCCGGTGTTGCCTGCCGAGACGCTGGAGCAGATGGGCTTTGCCATCGCCATCTATCCCGCGGTGGGCTTCCTTGCCGCGGGCAAGGCGCTCGAAGACGTCTACGGCCACGTCAAGGCCAACCGCACTTCGCTCGGCATCGGCGACCGCCTCTATGACTTCCCGCGCTTCAACACGCTGATGGATTTCGAATCGGTGTGGGACTTCGACAAGCGCCACGCGTCATGA
- a CDS encoding (2Fe-2S)-binding protein, translating into MPTTAIHLTVNGIPRDLTVDTRATLADVLRDALGLTGTKLGCNRGECGTCTLHVDGRRVLGCMMLAVMAHGHTVRTIEDLAPSAKKLHALQRAFVDHDALQCGYCTAGQVMSALACVTEGHAGSADEVRTWMSGNLCRCGAYPNIVEAVLDYAREHPGGGG; encoded by the coding sequence ATGCCAACCACCGCCATCCACCTGACCGTCAACGGCATCCCCCGCGACCTGACCGTCGATACCCGCGCCACGCTGGCCGATGTCCTGCGCGACGCGCTCGGCCTGACCGGCACCAAGCTCGGCTGCAACCGGGGCGAGTGCGGCACCTGCACCCTCCACGTCGACGGCCGGCGCGTGCTCGGCTGCATGATGCTGGCCGTGATGGCGCACGGCCATACCGTCCGCACCATCGAGGACCTGGCGCCCTCGGCCAAAAAGCTGCATGCCCTGCAGCGCGCCTTTGTCGACCACGACGCCCTGCAGTGCGGCTATTGCACCGCCGGCCAGGTCATGTCCGCGCTGGCCTGCGTGACCGAGGGCCATGCCGGCTCGGCGGACGAGGTACGCACCTGGATGAGCGGCAACCTGTGCCGCTGCGGCGCCTATCCCAACATTGTCGAAGCCGTGCTCGACTACGCCCGCGAGCATCCGGGCGGAGGCGGCTGA
- a CDS encoding xanthine dehydrogenase family protein molybdopterin-binding subunit, with translation MPSVGKSVPRIDGHAKVTGRAQYAADAAPANAAHAVIRASAIAKGRVLSIDDSAARAVPGVLDIITAADCRRFQVTDPFPTAAGQRRLPLQDDKVVHLGQAIAVVVADNREAAEFAADSLVVRYSPKPATVIPAAHLVARPAASPMHNFRWAAATPAAVAPAAADVLVDQTYLTPFEHHNPMERTAVVAAWQGGTLTLHDGSQWMRGEQAMVAACFGLPVAKVRVVSKFVGGSFGAKRLTWPHVLLAAVAAERVGRPVALALTRAQMFSMVGHRPHTEQQLTLRAGSDGTLKALTHSAKTTTSMNDSFFEPATSRTRMIYACPSGQVSRSLVRLDLPTPTTMRAPGEATGFFALESAMDELAVALGLDPVALRLKNFAGTDPVSGVAWTSNSLRKCYERAARKFGWSARQPVPGSMRNAQGQRIGWGMASAAYPVNRSPASASVSMDAAGVLTVRSGTHEMGGGICTALAQIAADAVGTELARVKVEIGDTALPRTTVSGGSRTLASVGSAVLAASHDLRGKLLAAAAAQPGTALTGKPVDAMATGGGRVFLTASPAQGVGFDSIVAAGGASLDASANTAPPATAPGPMLSFGAHFVEVVVDIDIPVPRVSRVVSAFGVGQVVNPLLVRSQLAGGIVGGIGMALLEESVSDPVAGGFVNASLLSYLVPTCADVPAIDVILVKELDDKANPLGSKGVGELGIVGIAAAIANAVYHATGVRVRRLPIRLDTLLH, from the coding sequence ATGCCGTCAGTCGGGAAATCCGTACCGCGCATCGACGGCCATGCCAAGGTCACCGGGCGCGCGCAGTACGCCGCCGATGCCGCCCCAGCCAATGCGGCGCATGCCGTTATCCGCGCCAGTGCGATCGCGAAGGGGCGCGTCCTGTCCATCGACGACAGCGCTGCCCGCGCCGTGCCTGGCGTGCTCGACATCATCACCGCCGCCGACTGCCGCCGCTTCCAGGTCACCGACCCCTTCCCCACCGCGGCCGGCCAGCGACGCCTGCCGCTGCAGGACGACAAGGTCGTCCATCTTGGCCAGGCGATCGCCGTGGTTGTCGCGGACAACCGCGAGGCCGCGGAGTTTGCCGCCGACAGCCTGGTCGTGCGCTACTCGCCCAAGCCGGCCACGGTCATTCCCGCCGCGCACCTGGTCGCGCGCCCCGCCGCCTCGCCGATGCATAACTTCCGCTGGGCCGCGGCAACGCCCGCCGCCGTCGCGCCCGCCGCAGCAGATGTGCTGGTCGACCAGACCTACCTCACACCGTTCGAGCACCACAATCCGATGGAGCGCACCGCCGTCGTTGCCGCCTGGCAGGGCGGCACGCTCACGCTGCACGACGGTTCGCAATGGATGCGCGGCGAGCAGGCGATGGTGGCCGCCTGCTTTGGCCTGCCCGTGGCGAAGGTGCGCGTGGTGTCGAAGTTTGTCGGCGGCTCGTTCGGTGCCAAGCGGCTGACCTGGCCGCACGTGCTGCTGGCGGCCGTGGCCGCGGAGCGGGTCGGGCGGCCGGTGGCGCTGGCGCTTACCCGCGCGCAGATGTTCTCGATGGTCGGCCACCGTCCGCACACCGAGCAGCAGCTGACGCTGCGCGCCGGCAGCGATGGCACGCTCAAGGCGCTGACGCACAGCGCAAAAACCACGACTTCGATGAACGACAGCTTCTTCGAGCCGGCCACGTCGCGCACGCGCATGATCTACGCCTGCCCGTCGGGCCAAGTCAGCCGCTCGCTGGTGCGGCTCGACTTGCCCACGCCCACCACCATGCGCGCGCCCGGCGAAGCCACCGGCTTCTTCGCGCTGGAAAGCGCGATGGACGAGCTGGCCGTGGCGCTCGGCCTGGACCCGGTCGCGCTGCGGCTCAAGAACTTCGCCGGCACCGACCCGGTGTCAGGCGTGGCATGGACCTCGAACAGCCTGCGCAAGTGCTACGAGCGTGCCGCGCGGAAATTCGGCTGGTCCGCGCGCCAGCCCGTGCCCGGTTCAATGCGCAACGCGCAGGGCCAGCGCATCGGCTGGGGCATGGCCAGCGCGGCGTATCCCGTCAACCGTTCGCCCGCGTCCGCCAGCGTATCGATGGACGCGGCCGGCGTGCTTACCGTCAGGAGCGGCACGCACGAGATGGGCGGGGGCATCTGCACCGCCCTGGCCCAGATCGCCGCGGATGCAGTCGGCACCGAGCTGGCCCGCGTCAAGGTCGAGATCGGCGACACCGCCCTGCCCCGCACCACCGTGTCGGGCGGCTCGCGCACGCTCGCCAGCGTCGGTTCCGCGGTGCTCGCGGCCAGCCACGACCTGCGCGGCAAGCTGCTCGCCGCCGCCGCGGCGCAGCCGGGCACCGCGCTCACGGGCAAGCCGGTCGATGCGATGGCTACCGGCGGCGGCCGCGTCTTCCTGACGGCATCGCCGGCACAGGGCGTCGGCTTTGACAGCATCGTTGCCGCCGGCGGCGCGTCGCTCGATGCCAGTGCCAATACGGCCCCACCCGCCACTGCGCCGGGGCCGATGCTGTCCTTTGGCGCGCATTTCGTCGAAGTGGTGGTCGACATCGACATACCGGTCCCGCGCGTCAGCCGCGTGGTCAGCGCCTTCGGCGTCGGGCAAGTTGTGAACCCGCTGCTGGTGCGCAGCCAGCTGGCCGGTGGCATCGTCGGTGGCATCGGCATGGCGCTGCTGGAAGAGTCGGTCTCCGATCCGGTGGCGGGCGGCTTTGTCAACGCCAGCCTGCTGTCGTACCTGGTGCCGACCTGCGCGGACGTGCCGGCCATCGACGTGATCCTGGTGAAAGAGTTGGACGACAAGGCCAACCCGCTCGGCAGCAAAGGCGTAGGCGAGCTGGGCATCGTCGGCATTGCCGCGGCCATCGCCAACGCCGTGTACCACGCCACCGGCGTGCGCGTGCGCCGGTTGCCGATCCGGCTCGATACCCTCTTGCACTGA
- a CDS encoding MFS transporter → MVATASTLAFAVLAPVIPGVELASVGIYLAMVYVGGMLGSLAGAGLVAGVGPVRASQLGLLAQAVALGLLATGEPQARLLAALVSGLGYGPITPASSQILARSTTPERMGFVFSLKQTGVPLGGLLAGAALPLLATLWSWQAALGALALLALLVAAISNGQRREFDVGATGRMTFAGNLGRLFSDVLADSRLRSMAAVSLLFSACQLSVSGYLMVYLTTEVGIGLAQAGMVYAVTQGAGIVGRILWGHLADLTGSPRGVLIFLSVLMSASAVATGLFTAQWTLVPLCLVSSLLGATAIGWNGVYLGEVARLAPPGRVASVTGGALFFTYFGVVSGPPAFGYLAERSHSLGVAYLALAVVPALSVALLLWGGRARRRAAAVAPACKSAKPAKPGKSDNPPQTPLNP, encoded by the coding sequence ATGGTCGCGACCGCCAGCACGCTGGCCTTTGCGGTGCTGGCACCGGTGATCCCCGGTGTCGAGCTGGCCAGCGTCGGCATCTACCTGGCCATGGTCTATGTCGGCGGCATGCTCGGCAGCCTGGCCGGGGCCGGGCTGGTGGCGGGAGTGGGCCCGGTACGCGCGTCCCAGCTGGGGTTGCTTGCACAAGCCGTGGCGCTGGGCCTGCTGGCCACCGGCGAGCCGCAGGCAAGGCTGCTGGCCGCGCTCGTCAGCGGCCTGGGCTACGGCCCGATCACGCCGGCAAGCTCGCAGATCCTGGCGCGCAGCACCACGCCTGAGCGGATGGGCTTCGTGTTCTCGCTGAAACAGACCGGCGTGCCGCTCGGCGGCCTGCTGGCCGGCGCGGCGCTGCCGCTGCTGGCCACGCTGTGGTCGTGGCAGGCGGCGTTGGGCGCGCTGGCGCTACTGGCGCTGCTTGTGGCCGCGATCAGCAACGGCCAGCGGCGCGAGTTTGACGTCGGGGCGACTGGCCGCATGACGTTCGCCGGCAATCTGGGGCGGCTGTTCAGCGACGTTCTGGCCGATAGCCGCCTGCGCTCGATGGCGGCGGTCTCGCTGCTGTTTTCGGCGTGCCAGTTGTCGGTCAGCGGCTACCTGATGGTGTATCTGACCACCGAGGTCGGCATCGGTCTCGCGCAGGCCGGCATGGTGTATGCCGTCACGCAAGGCGCCGGCATTGTCGGACGCATCCTGTGGGGCCACCTGGCTGACCTGACCGGATCGCCGCGCGGCGTGCTGATTTTCCTGTCGGTGCTGATGAGCGCGAGCGCGGTGGCCACCGGCTTGTTCACTGCGCAGTGGACGCTGGTGCCGCTGTGCCTGGTGTCGTCGCTGCTGGGCGCGACCGCAATCGGCTGGAATGGCGTCTATCTGGGCGAAGTCGCGCGGCTGGCGCCGCCGGGCCGCGTGGCGTCGGTGACCGGTGGCGCGCTGTTTTTCACTTACTTTGGCGTGGTGTCGGGGCCGCCGGCGTTCGGCTATCTCGCCGAGCGCAGCCACAGCCTGGGCGTGGCCTATCTTGCGCTGGCGGTCGTGCCGGCACTCAGCGTGGCGTTGTTGCTGTGGGGCGGGCGTGCCAGACGCCGCGCGGCTGCGGTGGCACCTGCCTGCAAGTCCGCCAAGCCCGCCAAGCCCGGCAAGAGCGATAATCCGCCGCAAACACCGCTCAACCCGTGA
- a CDS encoding S8 family serine peptidase — MASITINGIAIDTSAPRAALAAVSLDNADAAATNYIIVVPTAPLDARQKQQLARTGASILEAVPGGGLVCYYPKTSLAKVRALPFVDWAELYPQVVKLSPSLRRLAPQPGGVAVAAAALVQPPALDSSRVTVDVVLHRNARPAQATKDVAAAAHVEPADVVTTGQKLRLTLKRRRLADVAALDAVRHIEEVFSRRLANNVARAILRAPASADRHALRGDGEVVAVADTGFDKGSTTDVHPAFKGRVKALYALGRPGRKDDPDGHGTHVAGSVLGDGVSASDGVVCGAAPGARLVLQSVLDRNAGLGGLPDNLNDLFEPPYKTHKARVHSNSWCSQGNFGVYDQQAQEVDEFVYRHRDMLICFAAGNAGKDRDANGQVDPSSLPPPGTAKNCLTIGASESLRPAMRMTYGRGWPADFRASPIRSDRLASNPDGMVAFSSRGPTLDLRLKPDVVAPGTYILSARSRATRSEGWGLSGDPLYMFDGGTSMATPLVAGCVAVTRQFLRVQHQLRKPSAALLKALLINGARSLAGQYTPSEAGVVPNNAQGFGRVDLQAVVGPYAENETLQFFDEDASLDTGEREEYLVAIPTDARRLKVTLVWTDPPGEGLQSDLDLIVKAGTREWHGNMTRGAAGFDRVNNVEQVDWNQIPAGTATVAVVAHSVALDPQSYALVIRVGG; from the coding sequence ATGGCTTCGATCACGATCAACGGCATCGCCATCGACACGTCCGCGCCGCGCGCGGCGCTGGCTGCGGTCTCGCTGGACAACGCAGACGCCGCAGCCACGAACTACATCATCGTGGTACCGACCGCGCCGCTCGACGCCAGGCAGAAGCAGCAGCTCGCGCGCACGGGGGCCAGCATCCTCGAGGCCGTGCCGGGTGGCGGCCTGGTGTGCTATTACCCCAAGACCAGCCTGGCCAAGGTGCGGGCGCTGCCGTTCGTGGACTGGGCCGAGCTGTATCCGCAGGTGGTCAAGCTGTCGCCGTCGCTGCGGCGTCTCGCGCCCCAGCCTGGCGGCGTGGCCGTTGCGGCGGCCGCGCTGGTGCAGCCCCCCGCGCTGGACAGTTCACGCGTAACCGTGGACGTGGTGCTGCACCGGAACGCCAGGCCAGCGCAGGCGACCAAGGACGTCGCCGCCGCGGCGCACGTGGAGCCGGCGGACGTGGTTACCACCGGCCAGAAGCTGCGCCTGACGCTGAAGCGCCGCCGCCTGGCCGACGTGGCCGCGCTCGACGCCGTGCGCCATATCGAGGAGGTCTTCTCCCGCCGCCTGGCCAACAACGTTGCCCGCGCCATCCTGCGCGCGCCCGCGTCTGCCGACCGCCACGCCCTGCGCGGCGATGGCGAAGTGGTCGCGGTGGCCGATACCGGCTTCGACAAAGGCTCGACCACCGACGTCCATCCCGCTTTCAAGGGCCGCGTCAAGGCGCTCTACGCGCTGGGCCGGCCGGGGCGCAAGGACGACCCCGACGGCCACGGCACGCATGTCGCCGGCTCGGTCCTGGGCGACGGCGTGTCCGCGTCCGACGGCGTGGTCTGCGGCGCCGCGCCCGGCGCCAGGCTGGTGCTGCAATCCGTGCTGGACCGCAACGCCGGCCTTGGCGGGCTGCCCGACAACCTCAACGACCTGTTCGAGCCGCCCTACAAGACCCACAAGGCGCGCGTGCACTCCAATTCATGGTGCAGCCAGGGCAACTTCGGCGTCTATGACCAGCAGGCGCAGGAGGTGGATGAATTTGTCTACCGGCACCGTGACATGCTGATCTGCTTTGCCGCGGGCAACGCTGGCAAGGACCGTGACGCCAACGGGCAGGTCGATCCCTCCTCGCTGCCGCCTCCAGGCACCGCCAAGAACTGCCTGACCATCGGCGCCAGCGAAAGCCTGCGTCCTGCCATGCGGATGACCTACGGCCGGGGCTGGCCCGCGGATTTCCGCGCCAGCCCGATCCGCTCGGACCGGCTCGCCAGCAATCCGGACGGGATGGTCGCCTTCAGCAGCCGCGGGCCCACGCTCGACCTGCGCCTGAAGCCGGACGTGGTGGCGCCTGGCACCTACATCCTGTCCGCGCGCTCGCGCGCAACGCGCTCCGAAGGCTGGGGCCTGTCCGGCGATCCGCTCTACATGTTCGACGGCGGCACCAGCATGGCAACGCCGCTGGTGGCCGGCTGCGTCGCCGTCACGCGGCAGTTCCTGCGCGTGCAGCACCAGCTGCGCAAGCCCAGCGCCGCGCTGCTCAAGGCGCTGCTGATCAACGGCGCGCGCTCGCTGGCGGGCCAGTACACCCCGTCAGAGGCCGGTGTGGTGCCCAACAACGCCCAGGGTTTCGGCCGCGTGGACCTGCAGGCCGTGGTCGGCCCCTATGCCGAGAATGAAACGCTGCAGTTCTTCGATGAAGACGCCAGCCTCGATACCGGCGAGCGTGAGGAGTACCTGGTTGCGATCCCGACCGACGCGCGCCGGTTGAAGGTGACACTGGTGTGGACCGACCCGCCGGGCGAAGGGCTGCAGAGCGACCTGGACCTGATCGTCAAGGCCGGCACGCGTGAATGGCACGGCAACATGACGCGCGGCGCGGCCGGGTTCGACCGCGTCAACAACGTCGAGCAGGTGGACTGGAACCAGATCCCGGCGGGCACAGCTACGGTTGCGGTGGTGGCGCACTCGGTAGCGCTGGATCCGCAGAGTTACGCGCTGGTGATCCGTGTCGGCGGCTAG
- a CDS encoding putative quinol monooxygenase, with translation MELLRRSGSRKAGAAEFEALADGLVTESRREEGCLSYDLWRSDEAGEYVFIERYADEAAAQAHVKSDHYRRIGRQMGALMDGAPTVFRLAAPASGAGVAPDK, from the coding sequence GTGGAATTATTGCGAAGATCAGGATCAAGGAAGGCCGGGGCGGCTGAGTTCGAAGCACTGGCGGATGGACTGGTGACCGAGTCGCGCCGTGAAGAAGGCTGCCTGTCATACGACCTGTGGCGCTCGGACGAAGCGGGTGAATACGTCTTCATCGAGCGTTATGCGGACGAGGCGGCAGCGCAGGCCCACGTCAAATCCGATCACTATCGCCGGATCGGTCGCCAGATGGGAGCGCTGATGGACGGTGCGCCGACCGTGTTCAGGCTTGCGGCACCGGCATCCGGTGCCGGCGTGGCTCCGGACAAATAG